From the Coffea eugenioides isolate CCC68of chromosome 1, Ceug_1.0, whole genome shotgun sequence genome, the window ATTCAGGAAGCGAAGGATGAGGCAGGGACCGTCTACCGGACCAACCAGAACCACCTCCCTATACTCAAAAAAAGTTCCAAATCCGATTAAGCTACATTCTTGCCCACCAAATTATTTTCCCATGGACCCAACAGGATATTTCTTCACAAGCCCATTCGTTACAACTTAGGCAAGACTGCTTCCCAAATTACCGCTTGGACGAGGAGAAAGGCAACCGCTGCATGTCTCACACAATGAATAGAAATAGATTACATAGGCAGATCTAGAGTGCATCAGATGAATGAGGAGGAGCCTTTGATTGATtttcattcattcatggctGCCAAGTGCCAAGTGACACAATTATAGATATCCAAGCAAGCAAGGCTGATCCATCACGAGTGCGAGGTGTCAAAAATGGTTTTCAAGTCTTCAACTTCCTCTCCTTCTTGATCCTGTTAAGAATGTCCACTGCTGCTAGGCTTCTCGTAGCTTTCTTTGTATCGCAAAATTTTGCAACTTCACACATAATAATGTTAAAATCGTTATATAAGATCTGGgccatacattttttttttagccaaATCACGGCCGGCAACCTTCCAGACGGTTGCTACCTACAGCCATCCCTGCCCCAACTCGCACATCAAATATTAAACACAGCTACAAGGGCGCTAATAGTTTAGGATAACCGAGTTTGAAACGAAGAGCTTTGCTTATTAAAGTAGTCTTCTAACTTAGCAATTACTACATGTTACCGAGGAGTTCCAATGGCATGAATTGTAATCTGATACAGTGGAATCCCCAATGCCGTATGGTCACAGTCATTCCACACAGAGATATGTGGCGTATACCCGGCACAAAGGGATTAGAAGGGGTGCAGCAACATGAATTGTCGCAATATACCTTCTCCAAAAAAAAGGCCTGGAACTCTATAACCAAGAAACAATTACAGCTCACAACAATGAGTAATATTAAATTAAAATCAGTCACTCATTCAATGGTGAAGTACATACTCgagcaaaattttgaaagaaataTCTAAGATCAAGCTCTAAAAGAAAGGGACGTCTCCCATCCTCTGTGATCCTCAATTTTCTTGGGGGAAACAGCTACCCTTGGGCACGCCAAAAAAAGTTTTCCTTCCCCACGAAACGTAACCAAGAAGATTATACTACCAGAGCAACACGCTGGATATCTCAGATGAGTGCCTGAACTCCAAATTGTTGCATTTCTCTAAGCCTCCAAATTGGGTAAATGGCACCTTCTCCAAGTTCTTCGGGAGGCACTTGCTGCATGGCCCAAGCATAGTACACAGTATGTATGGTATCCTGAATTACCAACAACATTAACAGGCAAAAGTCAACAATGAATATTAAATACCAAGAAACAAAACAGACAAAAGAGGATTGAGGCGCAGCCTTTCACCATACAATACATCTCCTAGACTCTTTCTTTTCTGTTCTTTGCTCATTTCACCTTAACCtttgccttttctttcttcacttGCTCGTTTCCATGTAACCAGTAATGAATATGATTGTGGAATTTGGAAAACATACTCTCAATAataatcctaattctaaaacagCATTGTTATATCTCACCGTTGGAAAGTTTCCAATAATAACAAAAACAGTTGCATACGgtttcctttttctgttttgccAAAAAAGTTGTGGAACTAAAGATGCTACCAAATGCAGGCATATGTGACGCAAATGACTCGAGAGAAAAAAGAGTCACACAATTTCACCTTGCCCCCTTCTGTCACTGCACCATGTCTATCACGTACACAGTAGATTTGTTGTGTTTGGAACTGCACATCAACATTTTCAACGTGTAAATGCAACACTccatataaaaataaaaaaaaatttgaacacTCAGCATTCTGTTACTTCAGGaacacagagagagagagagagagagagagaagtttATACAGTCACAATAATTATTGGAGAGTCTCCCATCATTTTGGTCTCTCTAACCTCCACATCTGATATATGTAAAATCTGCATAAATGCAACGCAACATCATTTGGCATTTTGGAATAAACAAACATGTTAAATAACTTCAAGACATGATCAACATCATCCCAAGCTAGTGATTATAGCAAATTTCAAGCCAGGGATAATGCATTTGCAACCCCAAACCTTCACATTGATACAGTCAAAGATGGTTAATCAAACCCTACTTGTTATTTAGGCACTTTGATGGTTTCCGAATGTCCTAGTGATTATCTGGGATGATACTTTTCCGAGTCCCTAACTAATTCACTTCTCATGTAATGGAAAATAGCAACGTAAAGAtgcaaatttatcaaaactacTAAATTCTCAAGTAACCAGATATGTAGGTCAAAAAAAGCTGTTTACAACATTCATATATGCATCTTGAACTTGTATAAATATTGCAATTCGAATTCCCCAACCTTGTGATCGAAAAAAATATCCTGGCTTTCAAAAGCATTGTGCTCAGCCTTACAACGTTCAACCACCTCGGAGCTACAATACTTCTTCAGAACTTCAAAATCTTTCTGTATATGGAGATGGACTATAATGTTAATTTATCATCCACATCAACAGGCATGAAAAGATGCCAAGGCCATTATGTGGGAATGAGAGTGTAGATGGGACTAAACTCACCTTGAAATAAGCATTTAAGACTGGTTTTACCACTTCTTGAACCTCAGACACAAATTCTGGCAGAGAAAAAGACCTGAAGATACCAAATTTATATCATTTTTTGAAGTATCTTTTGATAAACATCAAAAGCTTGCAGAAAGTAGAGGTTTTCCATACGGATCTCTTTGACGTATCTCCTTGAATGACATTGCAGTATCTGTTTCTCCAAAAACAGTTTCATTTAGACTGCCAAAATAAATAGGTAAAATCAGAACTATGAACATATCTTAAAATTCTGACAAGTCTAGAAAGTAGTAACACAACATACTCCTGGATTTTGTGGACAACAGGATGATCACTGGTATCCCATCTCTCCCTTACATCCTCTGCAATCTGATAATTCAGCCATACAATAAACTTGATATCAacttgctgaaaatttttctgtttatcAGAGTACTAAAACTGGAAATCAAATGCCAGGACCTCCAAGGATAAAcattatattgatttttttcCCATGAATTAGCAGTGCAGAGAGAGAAGATAAGGCTTTGCTTCTTTAAACAACCATAACCAGGAATATATGCCAAATCAAGTCATTAGATTCAGTAATcgttcttgttcttttttttcctcccccTCAGTCTAAATACAGTTGAAGTTCAGTACCAACAATTATTCAAGACTAGTCATGATAACACTGCTTGAGTGACGGGATGAATGACAATTGAGATAATATGGAATTTACAACGAGTACTTTCTTTATCAATTGCCTCTTGCAGCATTTTTATCAATCGAGATAATATGGAATTTACAATGAGTACTTTCTTTATCAATTGCCTCTTGCAGCATTTTTATCAATAACGTTTTACACTTTCTACCCAAGAGCATGGGGAAAAATGGAATGGCCATCTACCTGCCCCTccattccccccccccccccggcgaGGGGCCTCccagaaaaggaaacaaaacatGGAAACAAAAAATTGTGCAAAATGATCCTTGGTCAGTAATTTACTCATTCATCCCACCATATCACTCCTCCCTGCAAGTTGttaaattaaaatcaaaataaaatgatcatgTTATAAAATGCCAACAAGTCATGTCAACATAATCACAAGTACCTCTTGGCTCTTCGTGACAACTGGTTCGCTCATCCCTCTGACGCGTTTGTATAATGGATGACCGCGCATCTGAAACAGTGAAAAGATCAACATCGATTGGAGAGTCTTGCAAGTGAAACAAAGACTTTACATGTAAGATAACAAATAAACACCCAAAACCATGAAGTACTTACCTTCTCCATGAATGTGTCCCATTTCTTGCCCCATTTGGACTGCTTAGAGGGTAAGATCACAAGATCAGTCCTAGTGCTCTTTCCAACCTTGATTGAAGGGTCTGCTTTTTGGGGAGAATGCTCAAGGTGCTTTCTCTTAACGGCATTTCCTTTCAACTCATCCTTGACAATATCATAACCCTTCTTTACAATATCAATAGGCTTAGCTTCCTTTACTTTCTGGAATGCCATTGATGCCTTCGCAGAAACAGAAGAAACACCAGACTTAAACTTGTCAAAGAAGGCTCCTGCATTGTCACTAGGGCCAGATTGCTGATGTTGCTCTTGCTGCTTTTGCTCTCCAAATTTCATTTCACCTCCGTCCTTCCCATCGGAATGAATATTTTCAGAAGCTCTAGTAGATTCTGAAGACTCTTCCTTCCTAAATCCAAATGATTCTTTGACCTAAACCACAAATTAGAATATAGTTAATTTCATGTTTGCCTGAATTGGGGCTTATATCTATCATATCAACCTCTAGAGTGCAATAAATGACAAACCTCGGCTTTAGCAGCTGAAATCTTCTCCTCCACATTGGTATATACCTAAAGTCAACATAACATGCCACAATTTAGTACCAACCAACATACATATGTGACTAGACTAGCTATTACTAGTCCTTGACTGCAAAGAGTGGTAACCAGAAGCAGATATCTGGTAACTGTGCAAGGCATGATCAAGACCACCACTCTGTTTCACGATACAAGTTCCTTTAGTAACAGCAGAAGTCCCAGAAACCCTCATAAAGGCAGTGTGTATACCTTTTTAGCTGTAGATTCGGCTTCCGTCCAGACACCATCCACATGCTTGTAAAGCTGCTCAGTGGTCTGCTTCGTTCTGCATTCGCCAGTTCACCATCTCAGGATCTCCAATGGAAGGTCTGCCAGCCTTGACATACAACAGTATGTCTCAGCCTCTAAAGGGAAAGCTAgaaaaattgaaacaaaaaactACAAGGGTTTTGGAACATTACCTAGCTTTCAGGTCTTCCTTCACTCCTTTCAGCTCTTCTGCTTTCTCCTTCAATTCCTTGACTGACTGTTGAAAATCCTGATTCCTGCAATAAACATATTGGATGGAAGAAAAAGTCATAAAGAATCAGAGCGGGATCTATTTGTCCACCATAGCTAGGTGATCCATTGATATGTAATCTAACATTCAATTTGCGGCATGTCAGTTAGAAAATATGAGAACAAGAAGGCCATGAATTTGCAACTGAACTTATAAAGAAGTTCAAAATCTAAGCTCAAGGAAGCAACGTCAAGAAATAATCTGAAATTTAAAGAAGCAAATATTGTTCTGCTTTCCAATTAACTTAACTTCATCATGCAAAAGAAAGCAACTTTAGATATTATCAGCTTAACCACAAAACTAGTAAAGCAACAGCCTCTATTCCTAAGTATAACTAAGCTAAGTTCAATGTGAACATAACAGCAGCAGTAGAATGTTACCAAGCGTACATTATAACCATACAAACCAGCACGTGGCACAAAACAAGAAACCCAATATAAAACTGAATTCTCCCAAAGACAAAGCGCCAAAACAATGACAATTTTACTATTTTGATATTTTCTGCAATCTTCTAGTGTGGCAGCAAACACATGCGGTTCTAGTCAGCATTAAACATAAAACGAAGCTAAAATCAGAATTTCCAAAAATCTCAAAATGTAAAtcacgagagagagagagagagagagagaaggaaaaaaCCATACTTGCTAGCTTCCCCCTTAATTTTGTTAGAGAACTCATTAAATACGCTGAACTGACGCCTAACCCCAAACCCATTTACTTGTGTAGTTAACCTCAATCTTGTAGCACCACTGGACACCTACACCACCAAAAAAGCCCAAAAATTTAGTAATTTGAAACAATAATCAGGACAAACATTATTATTGAGGAGGGATTTCAACAGAAGGACAAGAAGGCTAAAGGGGAAAAgaatagaaagaaaagaagaaaaccaTTTGGGGTGCTAATAGCTGCCGAAAAAGGGGCTGTCTTGCGATAAACAAATCACGAACTAATTTTTTGCTGGCCATCTTCTTCCTCTGAGAAGGTTTTTCACAGAAGACTACCTCTGGGGAAAAATTTTTAGTGGGTATTTCCTGGTTTCCTCTCCACCACCTTTTCCCCGAGAAAACTCTAAGTAGGTCTTGTTCTTCTAACCTTCTTCTCACGAGTCTTGGAGGAGGGGATTCTCTGTTTTAGCTGTTTAGGGCGGTCTGTTCCAGTTCGAATTGGGTCAGGGAAGCCAGACCCATTGTCGGAAGATGTTGGGCTATTAAGATCGGACGGGCTATCAGGATGTATGGGCCAAAGATTAAAAAATTGCCTCCTTTTGCCCAACAAAAAATGTTCTTTTCAGGCCCACCTTATGCTGTTCAATACTGTAAAACAGTAAATTTTGatagaataaatcttatatatattgacAGTATATATACATCATCACGGTTGAATGCACGATACATGCAAATTTTGGGTTTCAAAATATCTTATCTTGTGAAACAGCTTTGCAAGTATTTTAATGGACTTTTTCCTCTtacttgattattatttttaacATAATACCTTgctcaaaaaataaattaacgTTAGGGGGATGAAAGGTATATCTTTTAATCATAGTGAAGTAATAATTTGCTCCATCATTCTCCGTTACCATCATTGAGCCAACCATATGACTTGCAAATTAAGACTTTAAGGTGTGCGAAGGTAACTGTTAAATAGTAGATTATTTACTCCATCCTCAACTTTTACTTGCTTGTCATGGTAAATACCCTCTATATCCTCCGGGGAAGATTTTTTGTTTTACCTCAGGTATGCTAACTCAGAGACGCAAGCcccaataaaaaaaatcatgcgAGTCCATGGAACGATAAATCCACTCCAAAGAAAGTGGGCGGAGATAGCACTTGAGAACTTGCGGTTTATCATCGCTCCTCGAGAATTGGAAATCGCAGGGTCTCATTACCCAGATACGTAACGTTTTGCAGCCGTACCAAAAGGTTGATCAATTAATTATGGGTTCGCAGAAAAGGAGAGAAATAAGCTGAGCAAAATCATTTGTCACACACACACAGAAACCACGAAAGAAAGATATATAGGGATCCACAGAAAAGAATTAGAATACTTGAGAGACACAAAAAAAATTCAGGATCAAAACGGGAGAACTAGAAATGAAAGTGGTTACAAGCTTGATTGGCATGGCGAAAGCGTTGAGCTTGAAGGGCAGCGGCCTGTTTGGAGACCAAAGCCTGGATCACCAAAGTCTTGATGTCCCAAGCGGAGTAGGGATAGCCCTTCCGGGCATAGGAGTTGAGGAGTGCGGCGGTGGACTCCTTGACCAGCCCAGCAAAAGCGTTGCCCAAGTCGTCGCTTCTGGATGCTGCTTCTAATAGCGTCAGATCGTACCTGAATCTCTCGAAGGCCCTGGAACCAAATACATTTGATACCGTAGACATCTGGGGAACCATTTTCGGCCACGACTCTGCTCTGCTGCTCCAGTATCTGCCCCAAAAAACATATACAATTATTTTAATTACTCCTACAGCATTCTAGCCAAAAATCATTATTAGTAGGTACAACGTCTCGTCCCATATCTACCTCCATTATCCCCTGATTGATAGTCGTGAataatgatgcaaatgaaataatAGTTAATAAATACCCAAAATGAAAATTAGAATACAAAATTTGAGttcataaaagaaaaagaacactACCTACCGATACCGCAATagaaatagtaaaaaaaaattttaaaaaaaagtagtgATAAAGGAGAGGTGAGGTCCGTGAAGAGGGAGGGGAACTTCAACTTACTGAGGAGTGCATTTTCCTCTGGCTCTGGCGAAGACAAACCCTGGAGTTGTTGCTGCTGCTGATGCCGCAGCCGCCGCCGCCAAGAAGCAAACGATGAGAGAGGAAACAAGATGTCGACGACTCAAACAACAAACTAACAATAATGTCACCATCTCGGAactgattaaaagaaaaaattcctAGCGCTACTTACGCATCTAAGTTGTTGGGTTTTCCATGCAACACCGAGTGGGGAAATActtatatataaatttgagtTTTTGGATCTGGGCAGAAACAAACTAGTGCTCCATTTGAGATCCGGGCAGAAACTAGAAAGGGGAAAGGGAGAATGGTTACCGCACCGGTAACGGGACCGACCACTTTGGGAAGAGGAGCACGTTGGGTCTTACACAGTGGTATATCATAGTATATGATATATGTACTGCCACTGCCGCTGTGTCTTGCTCCCCCTATACTTTTTCGAACTCAGATGCCGCTGTCTTTTTGTCTTCGGACTgacattttcatttttttgtggACGTTTCCATCCTTTCCTTTCTCCGGGGATTTTTCTTTCAAGGGATAATtatagaaacctcccttgaggtttctaataaTTGCAATCACCTctcttaaaatttaaaaaatagcaCTAACCTCCCATATCATGAATTTAGAGCTTATAGTTGGCATAAGATAGGATAAATTTACCTATATACCCTACGAGTTTAATGTTGTTAGTAAACAAATTTGAGGCAAAAAAAATTAGGACAATAAATAAATCTAACgtaactaattaaaaaaaattaacagttatttttttgttttattaggCACTGTAAGTGCATTTACAAAATGGTACCATTTTGATACTCCAACATTGTGCCATTTGTGATGAACATCACTTGAGAGAACAATGCAAATcgtatatttttttttacatagaAGAGAAGCAGAAGCAATACAAAATCTgaagatttttctgtttaaaaTCTATAGCAATCAAAAGATGATAGGTAACTAATCCTTTGTCGTCTCAACTTAATACACAAAATTGTGGTGTTAGTTATAGTATGATGAAATTGTTGTGTCAATCATAAAAAAACATAACTGTGTATGAAATATTGTAAATAGTGTGAGATCGATATACTATAAAGTATAACAATAGGAAACTCTCTTATATTAATTAAAGGTGAATATTTTTACTTGATCAAGAGTCTCTTTATATGCTTTAGAACCTCATATTTCTGAACATATGTCTGTTGTTTCTTCCAaattttactgttgctattGTTTTTTTTGCACATATATCATTTGAGTTTCAGTAATTATTTCTATCTCTTAatgtttttcattcttttatTAATACTACCTCACAAGAGGTAAAAAGGGTACAAATGGAACAAAATTTTCATCTCACTTCCTAA encodes:
- the LOC113778065 gene encoding uncharacterized protein LOC113778065 yields the protein MVTLLLVCCLSRRHLVSSLIVCFLAAAAAASAAATTPGFVFARARGKCTPQYWSSRAESWPKMVPQMSTVSNVFGSRAFERFRYDLTLLEAASRSDDLGNAFAGLVKESTAALLNSYARKGYPYSAWDIKTLVIQALVSKQAAALQAQRFRHANQACNHFHF
- the LOC113751756 gene encoding mitochondrial import inner membrane translocase subunit TIM44-2-like; the encoded protein is MASKKLVRDLFIARQPLFRQLLAPQMVSSGATRLRLTTQVNGFGVRRQFSVFNEFSNKIKGEASKNQDFQQSVKELKEKAEELKGVKEDLKARTKQTTEQLYKHVDGVWTEAESTAKKVYTNVEEKISAAKAEVKESFGFRKEESSESTRASENIHSDGKDGGEMKFGEQKQQEQHQQSGPSDNAGAFFDKFKSGVSSVSAKASMAFQKVKEAKPIDIVKKGYDIVKDELKGNAVKRKHLEHSPQKADPSIKVGKSTRTDLVILPSKQSKWGKKWDTFMEKMRGHPLYKRVRGMSEPVVTKSQEIAEDVRERWDTSDHPVVHKIQDLNETVFGETDTAMSFKEIRQRDPSFSLPEFVSEVQEVVKPVLNAYFKKDFEVLKKYCSSEVVERCKAEHNAFESQDIFFDHKILHISDVEVRETKMMGDSPIIIVTFQTQQIYCVRDRHGAVTEGGKDTIHTVYYAWAMQQVPPEELGEGAIYPIWRLREMQQFGVQALI